CTCTTGCGACTCGATCAACGGCATGTTGACCAGATGCTCGCTCAAGAACCAGTAGTAGACTTGCGGCTCGTCGTCTTGACAACGGAATCTCTGCTCGTTACACTTAGCACTCGCTAGGCTAGAGTGCTAACAAGAGCTTCGACTTGGTCCCTCGCGCTGGTGCATATATTGGCCGTATCGGATTGCAAGCAAAGCCTGTTAGCTGATTGTCCAAGGATAAGAATCATCTACTGTCACATTCCGCAAGGAGGTCGTTTCATGGCAAAGTTCACTCCCCTGCATGACCGGGTATTGGTCCGCCGGGTGGAAGAAGCAGAAACCACTCGTGGTGGCATCATTATTCCCGACACCGCCAAGGATAAGCCGCAAGAGGGCGAAATCATCGCCGTCGGCAAAGGCAAGGTCAACGAAGACGGCAAGGTCCGCCCGCTGGACGTGAAAGAGGGCGACCGCGTCCTGTTCGGCAAATACTCCGGTACCGAAATCAAGATTGACGGCGAAGAGCTGATCATCATGCGCGAGGAAGAAGTGCTCGGCATCCTCGTCGGCTCCAAGAAGGAAAAAGAAGAGAAAGCCGGATCGAGACGGTAAACAGCGTTTTCGGTTGCCGGGTATCGGTTCTCGGTTGTCGGTCAAACCAGGACTGAAGAAGAGCTGACTGAGGGAACGCAAAAGCTGACCGACCGAGAGACTGATCGACCGAGAGACCCAAAGACATCACAGACATTCCGGGCACGACACCTGCCCACAGAATTGCAAACGAGGAGACATACAAGTATGGCAAAGCAGATTGTTCATGGCGAGGAATCCCGCCAGGCGATCCTTCGCGGCGTCAACATCCTGGCCGACGCCGTCAAGGTCACGCTTGGACCCAAGGGCCGCAACGTGGTCATCGAAAAGAAATTCGGTTCCCCGTCGATCACCAAGGACGGCGTAACCGTGGCGAAGGAAATCGAACTCAAAGATCCCCTGGAGAACATGGGCGCGCAGATGGTGCGCGAGGTCGCCAGCAAGACCAGCGACGTGGCCGGCGACGGCACCACCACCGCCACCGTGCTGGCACAGTCCATTTACCGCGAGGGCGTCAAGACCGTGGCCGCCGGCGCCAACCCGATGGCACTGAAGCGCGGCATCGAGAAGGCCGTGTTCGCCGTCACCGGCACGGTGGACAAGGATGGCAACCGCATCCCCGGCGCACTGGACAAGTACAGCAAGTCGGTCGCCGGCGACATGACCGCCATCGCCCAGGTCGGCACCATTTCGGCTAACAATGACGAGACCATTGGCCGCATCATCGCCGAGGCCATGAAGAAGGTGGGCAAGGACGGCGTCATCACGGTGGAAGAATCCAAGACCATGGAGACGCAGTTGGAGGTCGTCGAGGGCATGCAGTTCGACCGCGGCTACCTGTCGCCCTACTTCGTCACCGACCCGGAGCGCATGGAAGCGATCCTGGAAGACCCCTACATCCTGATCCACGAAAAGAAAATCAGCTCGATGAAGGACCTGCTGCCGCTGCTGGAGCAGATCGCGCGCGCCAGCAAGCCGCTGCTGATTATCGCCGAGGACGTTGAGGGCGAAGCCCTGGCGACCCTGGTGGTGAACAAGCTGCGCGGCACGCTGCAGGCGGTCGCGGTCAAGGCGCCGGGCTTCGGCGATCGCCGCAAGGCCATGCTGCAGGACATCGCGATCCTGACCGGCGGCAAGGCTATCACCGAAGACCTCGGCATCAAGCTGGAGAACGTCCAGCTTGCCGACCTCGGGCGTGCCAAGCGCGTGACCATCGACAAGGACAACACCACCATCGTCGAGGGCAAGGGCAAGCACACCGAGATCGAAGGCCGGGTCAAGGAAATCCGCGCCCAGGTGGAGAAGACCACCAGCGACTACGACCGCGAGAAACTCCAGGAGCGCCTGGCCAAACTGGTGGGCGGCGTGGCGGTGATCAAGGTCGGTGCTGCCACCGAGACCGAGATGAAAGAGAAGAAGGCGCGTGTCGAAGACGCGATGCACGCCACCCGCGCGGCAGTCGAGGAAGGCATTGTCCCCGGCGGCGGCGTGGCCCTGGTGCGCTGCGTCGAGGCCATTGACAAGCTGAAGCTCACCGGCGATGAGCACATCGGCGCCAACATCGTGAAGCGCGCGTTGGAAGAGCCTCTGCGCCAGATCGTCGAGAACGCCGGCGAGGAAGGCGCGGTGGTCATGGGCAAGATTCGCGACAACAAAGATGCGAACTTCGGCTACAACGCCCAGACCAGCCAGTTCGAAGACCTGGTCAAGGCCGGCGTCATTGACCCGACCAAGGTCACTCGTACCGCGCTGCTGAACGCGGGCTCGATTGCGTCGTTGATGTTGACCACCGAAGCCCTCGTCGCCGAAATCCCGGAGGACAAGAAAGCTCCGTCGATGCCCGGCGGGCATGGTGGGATGGGAGACATGTACTAAGGGCAGCTCTGATGTGGCGCGGGCGCATTCGCCCGCGAAACTAAAAGCCCGGCGTAAGCCGGGTCTTTTTTTGTTCCTGAAACTTGTCCGTGGACGCTATTCCATGCCGTAGGTTTCCAAGACGGAGGCGAGGTGGGTCAACTTCAGCAAGCTGGTGACACTGGGACTGGGATTCACCAGCCTGAGCTCGCATCCGGCGGTCTTGGCGGAGACGTAGGTGGAGAGCAGGGCGCCGAGACCGGAGCTGTCAATAAAATGCAGGTCGGCGAGGTCGAGGTGGATGTTCTTGTGTTCCGGGAGCAGCTTCTTGACCTGTGAGCGGAGGGTCTCGGAAGTCTCGCTGTTGAGGCAACCGCTGCACTTGAGGATCGAAACCTCGTTGGAGGCGGTGAGCTGCAAGGAGAACGGGTACGGGGGAGTGGGTACGGCATTGGCAGCCATCGGGTTCTTCCTCAGTACAGATGTTCGGATCGGCCAGCCCCCCGTGGCGCGGAAGGAGTAACGCTATTGTACCGCGGATATGGAAGCGGCGGAGTATCGCGGGACGAGAAAAGCTGTGGATTTGGGATCGTGATAGGAATGGAACGCAATAGCAACGGCCCAGGGGTTTTCCGCTGAGTTGTTCATTTGTTTCAGACGGTTATTTCTCTCGCGCGACGACGAAATCCGGGACCCAGAGCAGGGCGCGCTTGATTTCGGAATCGGGGAAACTGCAGATGGCCTGGCGGGCATCCTGGGCAAATTCCGAAGCGCGGGCAAGGGCGGCGTCGAGCGAGCCGTAGCGGGTGAGGAGGTCGAGAATCTGCTGGTGGGTGACGCTGCTGAAGGCGCGTTCGTCGAGCACGGTTTGGATATTCTGGCGCTCCTCGCGAGTGCAGCGCTGAAGCGCGTGGATGACTGCCATGGTGACCTTGCCTTCGCGAAGGTCGCTGCCCACAGGCTTGCCGAGGATGTCTTCGGAGGCGGTTAGGTCGAGGACGTCGTCCACGATCTGGAAGGCCATGCCGACGGAGCGGCCGTACAGGGCGAGTCTATCTTCCTGCTCGGAGTCGGCGCCTCCGAGGATGCCGCCGAGGCGCATGCAGATGGAGAACAGGCACGCCGTCTTGCGATAGATGAGGTCGAAGTGCTCGTCGAGGGAGATGAGGCGGCCGAGCTTTTCCATTTGCAGCAGCTCGCCTTCGACCATCATCTGGGTGAGATCAATCAGCACGTCGAGGACGCGGAAGTTCCGCTGCTGGACGGCGATCTTGAAGGCCTGCATGTAGAGCCAGTCGCCGGCGAGCACGCACTTGGAATTGCCCCATTGCGTGTTGGCGGCGGCGCGACCACGGCGGGTCTGGGCTTCGTCAATGATGTCGTCGTGGACGAGGGTGGCGGTGTGGATGATTTCCACCACCGCGCCCAGCTGGATGGCGCCGCGGTTGCCATTGCCGAACAGCTTGGAGGAGAGCAGGAGCAGGGCGGGGCGGATACGCTTGCCGCCGCCGGCGCGCAGATATTCGCCGATGTCGGTGATGACGCGGACATTGGAAACGGTGTCGCGGCCGAACTCGCGCTCGATGGCGGCGAGATCGTCGCGGAGGAGCTCAAACACTTCGCGCGCGTTGGTGGCGGGCTGGGTGGCCATTCCGTCGTTAGTCGCTGGTCGTTGGTCGTTGGCCGAAATGCAAGGTCTCTCGACTCGGACACGCAACCGCGGCGCGTCCTGGCTCGGGAAGACATCAGCAATAAAAATTACTTCGACTCAAAAGCAAGAAACTGATTTAGAACGTCCGGTAATTGATGAACTGCATGTCAATGCCGAAATCGGAGTTTTTCAGCAAAGCGATTATCTCCTGCAGAGCGTCGCGGTCGCGGGCGCTGACGCGCACCAAGTCCCCCTGGATGGATGCCTGCACCTTCTTCTTAGAGTCTTTGATTTTCTTGACGATCTCGCGCGCCTTCTCAATCGGGATGCCCTGCTGCAGGGAGATGCGCTGGCGCACGGTGGAGCCGGCGGCCGGCTCGACGCTGGCGTAGGTCAGGCCTTTCAGCGGCACGCCGCGCTTGACCAGCTTCTGTTGAAAGACATCGTTGACCGCCTTGAGCTTGAATTCGTCCACCGAGGAAAGGACGATGGCGTCCTTGCCTTCGAGGGCGATGTTCGACTTGGAGTCCTTGAGATCAAAGCGGGTATGGACTTCCTTGAGCGCCTGCTGGATGGCGTTGGAGACCTCCTGCAGGTCGATCTTGCTGACAATGTCGAAAGAATTGTCGGGCATAAGACGTTACCGACCCGGCGGTTTTGCGGGCGGAGGAGGAGTTCGGGGAACTGCCGCGGGTGGACGCCGCGGAGGGCCACCCGTCGCCGGACGCCCCGGCATGGCCCCCTCCGCGCCGCTAGGCGCAGGCGGTCCAAAGTAATCCTGGTTCAAGTTTGGCTTGGCCTTATTGGTGAACTGTTCGACCGCGCTCTTCATGCGTTCGGCCTCAAGGTTGTGGTTGATGTCCGGAGTGACTTCGGCGAGGGTGAGTTTCTTTTTCGATTCGATCTTGAGGATGTAGAACCCGCCGGGTTCGTCCAGAACTTCGGAGACTTGGCCGGGTTGGAGGTCAAATACCTTCTGCTGGCTGGGTGGGAGGCCCTCGCGGCCCTGTGTTCCGGCGGCGGTGGACGGCGGCGGGTTCTTGATGCCGAGATCGTCGTAGGCTTGTTTCTGCAGCTTCTCGAAGTCACCGCCGGCGGCAGCGGCAGCTTGGGTCTTGTCGGCTTCGGCCTTGAGGGTCTTTTCGTCGAGCGGCTTCTCGCCGCCGGGCGGGGTCTTGGGGATGAAGATGCGCTGGAAGGATCCCTGCACGAACTGCGATTGATGGTCGTTGTAGTACTTCTCGGTCTCGGCGGGCGGGACCTGGGAGGCTTCTTTCTGCAGCCCGCGGATGAGCAGTTGGGTGAGCGTCTGCATGCGGGAGAAGTCGAGGACCAGCTTCGCGTCGGCCGTGTTCTGCAGTCCACGCTGCTCGGCCACATCGCTCAGGACGATGATGCGAGAATAGACGTCGGCTAGCTGCTGGCGGCGCTGTGGTGGCATGTTGGGATCGAGAGCGTTAACCAGTTTTTCAAAATCGGCGCGCGTGATCACCGTCTTGCAGTCTGGCGACGGGGTGGCTGCGACCTTGCCATCGCACAGCCCATCAATGGTAATAACGGCAGCGGTGGGCGCGACTTCGGCCTTCGGGCCGGGCGCGGCAGGGGTAGGGTGGGGCTTGGCGGCCGGCCTGGCGCTGGGTTTGGCGGCCGGCGTACTCGGCTTCTGCGCAGGAGGGGTGGTTTGCGAGAAAGCGAGAGCGGACAAGAAAAGCAAGGTCAACAGTCGATACATTCCGTTGGCTCCAGAGCGTCAATCGTAGCACGAGGGAACGAGTCCGAGGTCTGAGTTAGGAGTAATAAGTACCAGTCCCGAGCATCGGGCGGCACCCTCCCTGGGCTTGGCTCCCTTAGCCAAAGCTGATACGAGTCGCAACTCGAATGAGATAATCGGGTGATGGCGGGCACACCGACGATGCTGACGATGGAGGCGATGCGAGCCGAGAAGCGCGCGGTGGCGCAGAACTCCGTCTTTGCGGCCATCGGGATCACGGTGCTGAAATTCATTGTTGGGATCAGCACCGGGTCACTGGGAATTTTATCGGAGGCAGCGCATTCGGGGCTGGATTTGGTGGCGGCGGCGATCACGTTGATGTCGGTGCGGGTATCCGACAAGCCCGCCGACGCGGAACACCAGTACGGTCACGGCAAGGTGGAAAATTTCTCGGCGTTCATCGAGACCGGATTGCTGCTGCTGACCTGTGTGTGGATCGTGTATGAGGCGGTCAACCGGCTGTTCTTCCATCACGTGGAGATCGAGCCGAGCGCGGCGGCGTTCGTGGTGATGTTCATCTCCATCGTGGTGGATGTGTGGCGATCGCGGCGGCTGAAGCGAATCGCGGACAAGTGGGACAGCCAGGCGCTGCATGCCGACGCCCTCCACTTCAGC
This genomic stretch from Terriglobia bacterium harbors:
- a CDS encoding STAS domain-containing protein, which translates into the protein MAANAVPTPPYPFSLQLTASNEVSILKCSGCLNSETSETLRSQVKKLLPEHKNIHLDLADLHFIDSSGLGALLSTYVSAKTAGCELRLVNPSPSVTSLLKLTHLASVLETYGME
- a CDS encoding peptidyl-prolyl cis-trans isomerase, whose translation is MYRLLTLLFLSALAFSQTTPPAQKPSTPAAKPSARPAAKPHPTPAAPGPKAEVAPTAAVITIDGLCDGKVAATPSPDCKTVITRADFEKLVNALDPNMPPQRRQQLADVYSRIIVLSDVAEQRGLQNTADAKLVLDFSRMQTLTQLLIRGLQKEASQVPPAETEKYYNDHQSQFVQGSFQRIFIPKTPPGGEKPLDEKTLKAEADKTQAAAAAGGDFEKLQKQAYDDLGIKNPPPSTAAGTQGREGLPPSQQKVFDLQPGQVSEVLDEPGGFYILKIESKKKLTLAEVTPDINHNLEAERMKSAVEQFTNKAKPNLNQDYFGPPAPSGAEGAMPGRPATGGPPRRPPAAVPRTPPPPAKPPGR
- a CDS encoding YajQ family cyclic di-GMP-binding protein, with product MPDNSFDIVSKIDLQEVSNAIQQALKEVHTRFDLKDSKSNIALEGKDAIVLSSVDEFKLKAVNDVFQQKLVKRGVPLKGLTYASVEPAAGSTVRQRISLQQGIPIEKAREIVKKIKDSKKKVQASIQGDLVRVSARDRDALQEIIALLKNSDFGIDMQFINYRTF
- the groES gene encoding co-chaperone GroES; the protein is MAKFTPLHDRVLVRRVEEAETTRGGIIIPDTAKDKPQEGEIIAVGKGKVNEDGKVRPLDVKEGDRVLFGKYSGTEIKIDGEELIIMREEEVLGILVGSKKEKEEKAGSRR
- a CDS encoding polyprenyl synthetase family protein, with protein sequence MATQPATNAREVFELLRDDLAAIEREFGRDTVSNVRVITDIGEYLRAGGGKRIRPALLLLSSKLFGNGNRGAIQLGAVVEIIHTATLVHDDIIDEAQTRRGRAAANTQWGNSKCVLAGDWLYMQAFKIAVQQRNFRVLDVLIDLTQMMVEGELLQMEKLGRLISLDEHFDLIYRKTACLFSICMRLGGILGGADSEQEDRLALYGRSVGMAFQIVDDVLDLTASEDILGKPVGSDLREGKVTMAVIHALQRCTREERQNIQTVLDERAFSSVTHQQILDLLTRYGSLDAALARASEFAQDARQAICSFPDSEIKRALLWVPDFVVAREK
- the groL gene encoding chaperonin GroEL (60 kDa chaperone family; promotes refolding of misfolded polypeptides especially under stressful conditions; forms two stacked rings of heptamers to form a barrel-shaped 14mer; ends can be capped by GroES; misfolded proteins enter the barrel where they are refolded when GroES binds), encoding MAKQIVHGEESRQAILRGVNILADAVKVTLGPKGRNVVIEKKFGSPSITKDGVTVAKEIELKDPLENMGAQMVREVASKTSDVAGDGTTTATVLAQSIYREGVKTVAAGANPMALKRGIEKAVFAVTGTVDKDGNRIPGALDKYSKSVAGDMTAIAQVGTISANNDETIGRIIAEAMKKVGKDGVITVEESKTMETQLEVVEGMQFDRGYLSPYFVTDPERMEAILEDPYILIHEKKISSMKDLLPLLEQIARASKPLLIIAEDVEGEALATLVVNKLRGTLQAVAVKAPGFGDRRKAMLQDIAILTGGKAITEDLGIKLENVQLADLGRAKRVTIDKDNTTIVEGKGKHTEIEGRVKEIRAQVEKTTSDYDREKLQERLAKLVGGVAVIKVGAATETEMKEKKARVEDAMHATRAAVEEGIVPGGGVALVRCVEAIDKLKLTGDEHIGANIVKRALEEPLRQIVENAGEEGAVVMGKIRDNKDANFGYNAQTSQFEDLVKAGVIDPTKVTRTALLNAGSIASLMLTTEALVAEIPEDKKAPSMPGGHGGMGDMY